In one Acetobacter sp. genomic region, the following are encoded:
- a CDS encoding fructose bisphosphate aldolase has product MSNDRMKSQISEKGGFIAALDQSGGSTPGALKAYGIPETAYSSEEDMFRLIHDMRVRIITAPSFSGEKVIGAILFERTMDGLANGKPVPAYLWEERGVVPFLKIDKGLEDEANGVRLMKPNPGLDALLERAAKLGVYGTKERSVINLPNQEGIAAVVKQQFEVAHQVASHGLVAIIEPEVLVNSPDKKGAEAILHDELLKALNAMPGDYRVMLKVTIPEVADLYDDLSKHPRVERVVALSGGYSLDESCERLKKNHGMIASFSRALLGGLQDGMSDAEFDAALGGTISKIYDASVNKV; this is encoded by the coding sequence ATGTCCAACGACCGTATGAAAAGCCAGATTTCGGAAAAGGGCGGCTTTATCGCGGCACTCGACCAGAGCGGAGGCTCAACGCCGGGCGCTCTGAAAGCTTATGGCATTCCCGAGACGGCCTATTCTTCCGAAGAAGATATGTTCCGTCTTATCCACGACATGCGCGTGCGCATCATCACCGCTCCGAGCTTTTCCGGCGAGAAGGTGATCGGTGCGATCCTGTTCGAGCGTACCATGGACGGTCTTGCAAACGGCAAGCCGGTCCCGGCCTATCTCTGGGAAGAGCGCGGCGTCGTCCCGTTCCTGAAGATCGACAAGGGACTTGAGGATGAAGCCAACGGCGTCCGTCTGATGAAGCCGAATCCCGGTCTTGACGCGCTGCTGGAGCGCGCCGCGAAGCTGGGCGTTTACGGCACGAAAGAGCGTTCCGTCATCAATCTGCCGAATCAGGAGGGCATCGCCGCCGTCGTGAAGCAGCAGTTCGAAGTCGCCCATCAGGTCGCGTCTCATGGTCTGGTGGCGATCATCGAGCCGGAAGTTCTGGTGAATAGTCCTGACAAGAAGGGCGCGGAAGCCATTCTGCATGACGAACTGCTCAAGGCGCTCAACGCCATGCCGGGCGACTACAGGGTCATGCTGAAAGTCACCATCCCCGAGGTCGCCGACCTGTATGATGATCTCAGCAAGCATCCGCGCGTTGAGCGTGTCGTGGCGCTTTCGGGCGGTTACTCTCTCGATGAGTCCTGTGAACGCCTGAAGAAGAACCACGGCATGATCGCCAGCTTCTCCCGCGCCCTGCTCGGCGGGTTGCAGGACGGCATGTCCGACGCCGAATTCGATGCGGCGCTCGGCGGCACGATCAGCAAGATCTATGACGCTTCCGTGAACAAGGTCTGA
- a CDS encoding amino acid permease has translation MTESTISRSSTSEGYKKTLGRRQMQMIAIGGCIGTGLFLGAGSRLQQGGPSLAIVYAVCGLFSFFILRALGELTMYRPSSGSFVSHAREFLGDKAAYVAGWVSFLNWVMTGIADITAVALYMHFWSAFASFPQWALALIALCIVTGMNLIGVKYFGEMEFWFSMIKVVALIVFLIAGSIILGSGMSIGGHQTGFHLIADNGGFFPHGMLAALALTQGVVFAYSGIELIGTAAGECDNPRDILPRAINSVIWRIAVFYVGAVVLLVCLLPWTAYQAGESPFVTFFNALGVPYADSVMNVIVLTAALSSLNSGVYSTSRVLRALAMGGAAPRFLSAMNSHSVPYAGILLIAAFYLVGVVLNYIVPQSVFEIVLSFAAIGIICTWGIIILSQIAFRRAVARGEIVAPTFRMPGAPFTSWLTLAFLAGVVVLMACDYPAGTITVGATPLLVILFVIGWYLTPSKPPMLMPETSSSPILTDMVMKEQPKMP, from the coding sequence ATGACTGAGTCGACAATCAGCCGGAGCAGCACCAGCGAAGGCTATAAAAAGACTTTGGGTCGCAGACAGATGCAGATGATCGCCATCGGCGGCTGTATCGGCACCGGCCTTTTCCTCGGCGCGGGAAGCCGCCTTCAGCAGGGCGGCCCGTCACTGGCCATCGTCTACGCGGTGTGCGGGCTCTTCAGCTTTTTCATTCTCAGGGCTCTGGGCGAACTGACCATGTATCGCCCAAGCAGCGGAAGCTTCGTATCCCATGCCCGCGAGTTTCTTGGCGACAAGGCGGCCTATGTCGCGGGATGGGTTTCATTCCTCAACTGGGTGATGACCGGGATCGCCGATATTACGGCGGTCGCGCTTTACATGCATTTCTGGAGCGCTTTCGCGTCTTTTCCTCAGTGGGCGCTGGCGCTGATCGCCCTGTGCATTGTGACAGGCATGAATCTGATCGGCGTCAAATATTTTGGCGAAATGGAGTTCTGGTTTTCCATGATCAAGGTTGTCGCGCTGATCGTCTTTCTGATTGCGGGCTCGATCATACTGGGGTCAGGCATGTCGATCGGCGGGCATCAGACAGGTTTTCATCTCATCGCGGATAATGGCGGCTTTTTCCCGCATGGTATGCTCGCTGCCCTCGCCCTGACGCAGGGAGTGGTTTTTGCCTATTCCGGAATCGAGCTGATCGGGACTGCGGCAGGGGAGTGCGACAATCCCCGGGACATTCTGCCGCGGGCCATCAATAGCGTGATCTGGCGTATTGCCGTGTTCTATGTCGGAGCCGTTGTGCTGCTGGTCTGCCTGCTGCCCTGGACGGCCTATCAGGCAGGTGAAAGCCCCTTCGTGACCTTCTTCAATGCGCTGGGTGTGCCGTATGCGGACAGCGTGATGAATGTCATCGTGCTGACGGCGGCTCTGTCCAGTCTGAACTCAGGCGTCTATTCCACCAGCCGTGTCCTGCGCGCTCTCGCGATGGGTGGAGCCGCTCCACGGTTTCTGAGCGCCATGAACAGTCATTCCGTGCCTTATGCTGGCATTCTGCTGATTGCGGCATTTTATCTTGTCGGTGTGGTGCTCAATTATATTGTGCCGCAGAGTGTTTTTGAGATTGTTCTCAGTTTTGCGGCAATCGGTATTATCTGCACATGGGGCATCATTATACTGAGCCAGATTGCGTTCCGCAGAGCCGTCGCCCGTGGGGAAATCGTCGCTCCCACATTCCGCATGCCGGGCGCGCCGTTTACATCATGGCTGACTCTGGCTTTTCTCGCGGGTGTGGTCGTGTTGATGGCGTGCGATTATCCGGCCGGGACCATCACCGTCGGGGCGACACCTCTTCTGGTAATTCTCTTTGTGATCGGCTGGTATCTGACGCCCAGCAAGCCGCCCATGCTGATGCCGGAGACATCGTCATCGCCGATCCTGACCGACATGGTCATGAAGGAACAGCCAAAAATGCCCTGA
- a CDS encoding TonB-dependent siderophore receptor has translation MKSAMRRSRVAYALPLSLIMSGEVLAADQEEKPGMTHSQQIPATPRKQGKSSVASTKTEHLEVRGRRASTIASSATKTNTPLIETAQSVSVITRNEMDIRGVLDLNQAVRYTAGITPNLRGGVGTRYDQFQLRGFTVPTFLDGLKLQDSPTGYATAQTDTSRLERVEILKGPASALYGQSSPGGLAALSSKLPTDQRFYGGINATGGSFNLYRVDADVGGYATNDGFVRYRLYGTANGQHTQLARTGSKRFSISPSLTFGGDGPTTLTLLGNYQYDPENGTYGGVPLVGSLKRASFGYLPRNFYDGDSSFEKFNRKQGAITYILNHRFSDDWSFSTRGRYDDLKTSYRSIYNAGYYSNTYTLPRYAFGTDEHTHNLEFDSQFKGKVRTGFLQHNLMFGFDYMQQSAGEVGYSGTAPDIDVRYPDYRMAIAPISPYLNYQTNSHQIGVYGQDEIRWRGLVLTGSLRNDWYRSHQMESISHTDTRENPSQITWRASGLYHFDFGLSPYISYSTSFQPQSGIVSNDGGKTMRQANPSLGKQLEGGLKYQIPGTSVLFTVAGFHIEQTNVLVTTNSALGFNTESGKVHSDGFEFETHAEPYKNLVLTAAISIQKVHDDSTGKPLIQSGKGNASLFAFYTMPSGPVKGLGFGGGMRYTAKAYGGEASYGSAWVPQYALFDGSLRYDLAQLSPALHGWTAAASVRNLFDKRFVANCLAYASYGQEFCYYGERRNAQASIGYTW, from the coding sequence ATGAAGTCCGCCATGCGCCGCAGCAGGGTCGCTTACGCCCTCCCTCTTTCGCTCATCATGAGCGGCGAAGTCCTTGCTGCCGATCAGGAAGAAAAGCCCGGCATGACGCACTCTCAGCAAATACCCGCAACGCCCCGAAAACAGGGAAAATCGTCAGTAGCCTCGACAAAAACCGAGCATCTGGAAGTGCGTGGACGACGGGCATCGACCATCGCCTCGTCAGCCACAAAAACGAACACTCCCCTTATCGAGACAGCCCAGTCTGTCAGCGTCATCACCCGTAACGAAATGGACATTCGCGGGGTGCTGGATCTCAATCAGGCCGTTCGTTACACTGCGGGCATAACCCCCAATCTTCGCGGCGGTGTCGGCACGCGCTACGACCAGTTTCAGCTCCGAGGCTTTACGGTTCCGACCTTTCTTGACGGCCTGAAATTGCAGGACAGCCCGACGGGTTATGCGACGGCACAGACCGACACATCCCGCCTTGAGCGTGTTGAAATTCTGAAAGGCCCCGCTTCCGCGCTCTACGGACAGTCCAGCCCCGGCGGACTTGCCGCACTTTCAAGCAAGCTGCCGACTGACCAGCGTTTTTACGGCGGCATCAACGCGACAGGTGGCAGTTTCAATCTTTATCGCGTGGATGCGGATGTTGGCGGATACGCAACGAATGACGGGTTCGTCCGCTACCGGCTCTACGGCACCGCCAACGGGCAGCATACCCAGCTTGCCCGCACCGGCAGCAAGCGTTTCTCCATCAGCCCGTCCCTCACATTCGGCGGTGATGGGCCGACTACCCTGACCCTTCTGGGAAATTATCAGTATGATCCGGAAAACGGCACTTATGGCGGCGTGCCGCTCGTCGGGTCCCTGAAGCGCGCGTCCTTCGGGTATCTTCCACGGAATTTCTATGATGGCGACAGTTCTTTCGAGAAATTCAACCGAAAACAGGGAGCGATCACCTACATTCTCAATCATCGTTTCAGTGATGACTGGAGCTTTTCAACACGCGGACGTTATGATGATCTGAAAACCAGTTATCGCAGCATCTATAACGCCGGTTATTACAGCAACACCTACACACTGCCCCGCTATGCTTTCGGCACCGACGAGCACACGCACAATCTGGAATTCGACAGCCAGTTCAAGGGCAAGGTCCGCACAGGCTTCCTGCAACACAATCTGATGTTCGGTTTCGATTACATGCAGCAGAGCGCAGGAGAAGTGGGATATTCCGGAACCGCGCCAGATATTGACGTGCGCTACCCGGACTACCGCATGGCCATCGCGCCCATCAGTCCTTACTTGAATTATCAGACCAACTCGCATCAGATCGGCGTATATGGGCAGGACGAAATCCGCTGGCGTGGTCTGGTGCTGACAGGAAGCCTTCGCAACGACTGGTACCGCTCGCACCAGATGGAATCAATTTCCCACACCGACACCCGCGAGAATCCGAGCCAGATCACATGGCGCGCTTCAGGCCTCTACCACTTCGATTTCGGACTTTCCCCCTATATCAGCTACTCAACATCCTTTCAGCCACAGTCAGGAATTGTCTCGAACGATGGCGGAAAAACCATGCGTCAGGCCAATCCTTCTCTTGGGAAGCAGCTTGAAGGCGGGTTGAAATACCAGATTCCCGGCACATCCGTTCTCTTCACCGTCGCCGGTTTCCACATCGAGCAGACCAATGTTCTCGTGACGACTAATTCCGCGCTTGGCTTCAATACAGAAAGCGGAAAAGTTCATTCCGATGGCTTCGAGTTTGAAACCCATGCCGAACCCTACAAGAACCTTGTCCTGACCGCAGCCATCAGCATCCAGAAAGTCCACGACGACTCAACTGGAAAACCCCTGATACAATCGGGAAAAGGCAACGCTTCCCTGTTCGCGTTCTACACAATGCCTTCCGGTCCGGTCAAAGGTCTCGGTTTTGGTGGAGGCATGCGTTACACGGCCAAAGCCTATGGCGGCGAAGCTTCTTACGGCAGCGCATGGGTTCCGCAATACGCGCTGTTTGATGGCTCCCTGCGCTATGATCTCGCCCAGCTTTCTCCCGCCCTGCACGGATGGACGGCAGCCGCCAGCGTCCGGAATCTTTTCGACAAACGGTTTGTCGCCAACTGTCTGGCCTATGCCTCTTATGGGCAGGAATTCTGCTATTACGGAGAGCGCCGCAACGCGCAGGCCAGCATCGGCTACACCTGGTAA
- a CDS encoding putative DNA modification/repair radical SAM protein: MKRTFSERLAILSDAAKYDASCASSGSDRRGSTRQPGLGSTERSGICHSWTPDGRCVSLLKILMTNFCVYDCAYCINRASSGVERARFSVEEIVWLTMEFCRRNYIEGLFLSSGIIRSSDYTMEELVRVARVLRLDRSFRGYIHLKAIPDASPDLLAEAGLYTDRLSINVEMPTETGLNQYAPEKDAAGIRSAMEHIRKKMDATKEKTLTGRRPPRFAPGGQSTQMIVGADAATDQDILSSSSSLYSDYRLKRVYYSAFSPIPHASQALPARRPPLLREHRLYQADWLFRFYGFQFQEITESRPDGMLDLEVDPKLSWALDNRAIFPVDINQASRELLLRVPGLGPRSVKVLLTTRRHKTIRLDDLERLRVSLRKIRPFITTPDWRPVKLIDRLDLKSLFAPPPQQLSLL, encoded by the coding sequence ATGAAACGCACTTTCTCCGAAAGACTGGCCATTCTGTCAGACGCCGCGAAATACGATGCTTCCTGTGCATCGAGCGGCTCGGACCGGCGTGGTTCGACCAGACAGCCGGGGCTGGGGTCAACCGAACGCAGCGGCATCTGTCATTCATGGACACCGGACGGACGCTGCGTCTCGCTGCTCAAGATTCTGATGACCAATTTCTGCGTTTATGACTGCGCCTACTGTATCAACAGAGCATCATCCGGCGTGGAGCGCGCCCGCTTCTCGGTCGAGGAAATCGTCTGGCTGACGATGGAATTTTGCCGACGCAACTATATCGAAGGGCTGTTTCTGTCTTCCGGCATCATCCGTTCGTCCGATTACACCATGGAAGAACTTGTTCGCGTCGCCAGAGTTCTTCGTCTGGACAGAAGCTTTCGCGGTTATATTCATCTGAAAGCCATCCCCGACGCCTCGCCCGACCTACTGGCGGAAGCCGGACTGTACACCGATCGTCTCTCCATCAATGTGGAGATGCCCACCGAGACCGGGTTGAACCAGTACGCGCCGGAGAAAGATGCCGCCGGTATCCGATCCGCCATGGAGCATATCCGCAAAAAGATGGATGCGACGAAGGAGAAAACCCTCACCGGACGCCGCCCTCCCCGCTTCGCACCCGGCGGGCAAAGCACACAGATGATTGTCGGCGCGGACGCCGCAACCGATCAGGATATCCTCTCAAGCAGTTCATCGCTTTATTCGGATTACCGACTGAAACGGGTCTATTATTCCGCTTTCAGCCCCATCCCCCATGCGTCACAGGCCCTTCCCGCCCGGAGGCCGCCGCTTCTGCGTGAGCATCGCCTGTATCAGGCAGACTGGCTGTTTCGTTTTTATGGTTTCCAGTTTCAGGAAATCACTGAGAGCCGCCCCGACGGCATGCTGGATCTGGAAGTTGATCCGAAACTGAGTTGGGCGCTGGATAATCGCGCCATCTTCCCGGTGGACATCAATCAGGCGTCTCGCGAACTCCTGCTGCGGGTGCCGGGACTGGGCCCTCGTTCTGTGAAAGTGCTGCTTACAACGCGCCGTCACAAAACCATCCGTCTGGATGATCTGGAACGGCTGCGCGTCAGTCTGAGGAAAATACGGCCATTCATCACCACGCCGGACTGGCGTCCTGTCAAGCTGATCGACCGCCTCGATCTCAAATCCCTCTTTGCGCCACCGCCCCAACAACTGTCGCTTTTATGA
- a CDS encoding TIGR03915 family putative DNA repair protein, protein MKEHCVSLPDAAPFSLWRLHARPLLAAGIAPDRVVWRSSSEQDDLFSQSDPLPETDTAPSQSVSKECLNFLETLLCHANPEKFALAYRILWRSRREHSLLKTGTDPDVATASRMTHQISREIHKMKAFVRFREKTSQDSNTRHFAAWFEPEHHILEKAAPFFARRFTDMNWMILTPKGSIGWDGESCVVTREACTPALLEDEAESLWKVYYRSIFNPARVKVKAMRSEMSPRYWKNLPETELIPEMLAQATRQRW, encoded by the coding sequence ATGAAAGAGCACTGCGTTTCACTGCCGGATGCGGCGCCTTTTTCCCTATGGCGTCTTCATGCCCGCCCGCTTCTGGCTGCGGGAATTGCGCCAGATCGTGTCGTCTGGCGCAGTTCGTCCGAACAGGATGATCTGTTTTCACAGTCTGACCCGTTACCAGAAACCGATACCGCGCCTTCTCAGAGCGTCAGCAAGGAGTGCCTGAATTTTCTGGAGACGCTTTTATGCCACGCTAATCCAGAAAAATTCGCCCTCGCCTATCGCATCCTGTGGCGGAGCAGGAGGGAACACTCTCTTTTGAAGACAGGGACCGACCCTGATGTCGCCACGGCCAGCAGAATGACCCACCAGATCAGCCGTGAAATTCACAAGATGAAAGCTTTTGTGCGGTTCAGGGAAAAAACGTCACAAGACAGCAACACACGTCATTTCGCCGCCTGGTTTGAGCCTGAACACCATATTCTTGAGAAAGCCGCCCCGTTCTTCGCACGTCGTTTCACCGATATGAACTGGATGATCCTCACTCCCAAAGGGTCCATTGGCTGGGATGGGGAAAGCTGTGTCGTCACGAGAGAAGCCTGCACGCCGGCGCTCCTTGAGGACGAAGCAGAGTCCTTGTGGAAGGTGTATTATCGTTCGATCTTCAACCCCGCACGCGTCAAGGTGAAGGCCATGCGGTCGGAAATGTCTCCCAGATACTGGAAAAACCTGCCGGAAACCGAGTTGATCCCCGAGATGCTGGCTCAAGCTACCCGTCAGCGGTGGTAG
- a CDS encoding transcriptional repressor — translation MTTDTAPHLFSASVEALLARADELCARRQVRLTALRRQILGLMLEANAPLGAYDLLQRLQALQGNAAPPTVYRTLEFLMEFGLIHKIERLSAFMPCTHTLGRAPCHEHDADCVHASQFLICRECSSVTELEDSAILASIVAASRKSGFRLQHTTVEVEGLCAKCAVSPTANPVIGKND, via the coding sequence ATGACGACTGACACTGCCCCTCATCTGTTTTCCGCATCCGTCGAGGCCCTTCTTGCCCGTGCGGATGAGTTGTGTGCCCGGCGGCAAGTGCGGTTGACCGCCCTGAGACGCCAGATTCTCGGCCTGATGCTTGAAGCCAATGCTCCGCTGGGAGCCTATGATCTTCTTCAGCGCCTTCAGGCCCTTCAGGGTAATGCCGCTCCGCCGACGGTCTATCGGACGCTGGAATTCCTGATGGAGTTCGGCCTGATTCACAAGATCGAACGGCTATCCGCCTTCATGCCCTGCACACATACTCTGGGGCGCGCACCCTGCCACGAGCATGATGCCGACTGCGTTCATGCCAGTCAGTTTCTGATCTGTCGCGAATGCTCCAGCGTGACTGAACTTGAGGACTCCGCCATTCTTGCCTCTATCGTGGCGGCATCCCGAAAATCAGGTTTCCGATTGCAGCACACAACCGTCGAGGTCGAGGGGCTATGCGCCAAGTGCGCCGTATCTCCGACTGCAAATCCTGTCATCGGGAAGAACGACTAA
- the choX gene encoding choline ABC transporter substrate-binding protein: MKKKILASMVFLGMGLRVLPAHAAEAEACQMVRIGDVGWSDAAVTNGVAANLLAGLGYKTKTTMVTLAVAYLSLENHQLDVFLSDWEPSGASYIDPYLKRGKVERIVKNLAGARYTLAVPDYVAKQGLTQFKDIAGWASKLNSTIYGIESGNDGNKIVLDIIKANDFGLGKFHLNESSEQGMLSQVSRAVSAQKPIVFLAWEPHPMNMNFHLTYLSGGEKQFGASAEVNTIVTSGYVEKCPNVGHLLKQLTFTIPAENEMMKEVAETHAKPEKVAKDWLKAHPEAVEKWLDGVSTADGKPGLSAVKTYLDQ, translated from the coding sequence ATGAAGAAGAAAATTCTCGCCTCCATGGTTTTTCTCGGGATGGGGCTCAGGGTTCTGCCTGCTCATGCTGCGGAGGCCGAAGCCTGCCAGATGGTCCGTATCGGGGATGTCGGCTGGTCTGATGCGGCCGTCACCAACGGCGTTGCCGCAAACCTTCTCGCCGGATTGGGTTATAAAACCAAGACAACCATGGTCACGCTTGCTGTGGCCTATCTGTCTCTTGAAAACCATCAGCTCGATGTGTTTTTGAGTGACTGGGAGCCTTCGGGCGCGTCCTATATCGATCCTTACCTCAAGAGAGGAAAGGTCGAGCGTATCGTCAAAAATCTTGCAGGTGCGCGCTATACGCTGGCCGTGCCGGATTATGTCGCCAAGCAGGGGCTCACGCAGTTCAAGGATATTGCCGGGTGGGCATCCAAACTGAACAGCACGATCTATGGTATTGAGTCAGGTAATGACGGTAACAAGATTGTTCTCGATATCATCAAGGCCAACGACTTTGGTCTGGGAAAATTCCATCTGAACGAGAGCAGTGAGCAGGGGATGTTGTCTCAGGTTTCCCGTGCGGTTTCCGCCCAAAAACCGATTGTGTTCCTAGCATGGGAGCCGCATCCCATGAACATGAATTTCCACCTTACCTATCTGTCCGGGGGCGAAAAGCAGTTCGGCGCCTCCGCCGAGGTCAATACCATTGTAACCAGTGGTTATGTGGAAAAATGCCCGAATGTCGGACATCTCCTCAAGCAACTGACTTTCACCATCCCCGCTGAAAACGAGATGATGAAAGAGGTTGCCGAGACCCATGCCAAACCCGAAAAAGTGGCCAAGGACTGGCTGAAAGCACATCCTGAAGCTGTGGAAAAATGGCTTGATGGTGTTTCGACGGCTGACGGGAAGCCAGGGCTCTCTGCCGTCAAAACCTATCTCGACCAGTAA
- the choV gene encoding choline ABC transporter ATP-binding protein yields MEAVRTEPEGKTAALSFRNVDILFHRNNSASAIAQAVKRLDQGGTREEIAAELGVTVGVANASLEIRRGEISVLMGLSGSGKSTLLRAANRLNKVTRGSIEIGNGTAFVDIASCDDETLRDMRRTRVTMVFQQFGLLPWRTVRENVSFGLELRGFTPNARRKIAEEKLELVGLTRWANSYVSELSGGMQQRVGLARAFATDADILLMDEPFSALDPLIRRKLQDELLDLQTRLKKTIVFVSHDIDEALRIGSNIAIMREGRIIQAGPPQEIISSPADDYVRDFVRHMNPLPLLNAASVMRLLDVCPRMGDETIQLDTTGVYGFNPATATVVDRAGQEITLQFQDADDISEVKIVPGCVYCVPVAASLNTVAVLRQKSGMPVLISDAGRIVGLCDDADMIGAITGVARAAKAN; encoded by the coding sequence ATGGAAGCCGTGCGGACAGAACCTGAAGGTAAAACTGCTGCTCTCTCTTTCAGGAATGTCGATATTCTTTTTCATCGGAATAATTCGGCAAGTGCGATTGCGCAGGCGGTCAAACGTCTGGATCAGGGGGGGACGAGGGAGGAGATCGCTGCCGAACTGGGGGTGACTGTCGGTGTTGCGAATGCCAGTCTTGAGATCAGACGCGGCGAGATCAGCGTGCTTATGGGGCTGTCCGGCTCGGGGAAGTCCACATTGCTTCGTGCTGCGAACCGGCTCAATAAAGTGACGCGAGGCAGTATCGAGATTGGTAATGGTACGGCCTTTGTCGATATCGCCAGTTGTGATGACGAGACATTGCGGGATATGCGACGTACCCGCGTTACCATGGTTTTTCAGCAGTTCGGTTTGCTGCCATGGCGCACGGTGCGGGAAAATGTTTCGTTTGGTCTTGAGTTGCGTGGATTTACTCCCAACGCACGGCGTAAGATCGCTGAGGAAAAGCTGGAACTGGTTGGTTTGACGCGCTGGGCCAATTCCTATGTTTCCGAACTTTCGGGTGGTATGCAGCAACGCGTAGGACTGGCGAGGGCTTTCGCCACGGATGCCGACATTCTCCTGATGGATGAACCGTTCTCGGCACTTGATCCGTTGATCCGTCGCAAGCTTCAGGATGAGCTTCTGGACCTTCAGACACGGCTCAAGAAAACCATCGTTTTCGTCAGTCATGATATTGACGAGGCGCTTCGTATTGGCAGCAATATTGCCATCATGCGGGAAGGGCGCATTATTCAGGCGGGACCACCACAGGAAATCATTTCTTCGCCTGCCGATGATTATGTCCGTGATTTTGTAAGGCACATGAATCCGCTACCCTTACTGAATGCTGCAAGTGTGATGCGTCTTCTGGATGTCTGTCCCCGTATGGGGGATGAGACCATTCAACTCGATACAACGGGAGTCTATGGTTTCAATCCTGCGACCGCTACCGTGGTGGATAGGGCAGGACAGGAAATTACATTACAGTTTCAGGATGCTGACGATATTTCCGAAGTAAAAATCGTTCCGGGATGTGTCTATTGTGTGCCTGTTGCCGCTTCTCTCAACACGGTCGCTGTTCTGCGTCAGAAAAGCGGTATGCCGGTGTTGATTTCTGATGCGGGCCGGATTGTTGGATTGTGTGATGACGCGGATATGATTGGTGCGATTACAGGGGTTGCACGAGCAGCAAAAGCGAATTGA
- the choW gene encoding choline ABC transporter permease subunit produces the protein MNGLEDWITSHKIPVGEVASNAVDWIRDHCQGGFDVISEAIGSCADGFTNLLTSVPPVLFVALLTIAVWFWKRAIGTCVLVALGLLFIINQGYWQETMATLSLIFFATATCMLVGVPIGIASAHRPWLARTLHPVLDLMQTLPTFVYLIPTLILFGLGTVPGTISTVVFAIPAPIRMTQLGISSVSKALLEAGDAFGATPRQRLWKVEIPAALPMIREGLSQCIMLSLSMVVIAALVGAGGLGVPVVRALNTVQIDTGFESGLAIVLVAIILDRLCRKKTH, from the coding sequence ATGAACGGGCTCGAAGACTGGATCACATCGCATAAAATACCTGTCGGTGAAGTGGCGTCGAATGCCGTTGACTGGATCAGGGATCATTGTCAGGGTGGCTTTGACGTCATAAGTGAGGCGATCGGTTCCTGTGCTGACGGGTTTACCAACCTGTTGACGTCGGTTCCGCCTGTACTGTTTGTGGCCCTTCTGACAATTGCTGTGTGGTTCTGGAAGCGTGCTATCGGAACCTGTGTTCTGGTCGCGCTTGGCCTGCTGTTCATCATCAATCAGGGATACTGGCAGGAAACGATGGCGACCCTGTCGCTCATTTTTTTCGCGACAGCCACCTGTATGCTGGTCGGGGTGCCGATCGGGATCGCTTCAGCGCATCGGCCATGGCTTGCACGTACGCTGCATCCGGTGCTGGATCTCATGCAGACGCTGCCGACTTTCGTTTATCTGATCCCGACCCTGATCCTGTTCGGTCTCGGCACCGTTCCGGGCACGATTTCGACAGTCGTATTCGCCATTCCCGCGCCCATTCGCATGACGCAACTGGGGATTTCCTCTGTCTCGAAAGCCTTGCTTGAGGCGGGTGATGCGTTTGGCGCCACGCCGAGACAGCGTTTGTGGAAAGTCGAGATTCCAGCGGCGCTTCCCATGATCCGTGAAGGTCTGAGTCAGTGCATCATGCTCAGTCTTTCCATGGTGGTGATTGCCGCTCTGGTCGGTGCCGGTGGACTGGGTGTGCCTGTCGTGCGCGCCCTGAATACGGTGCAGATCGACACGGGTTTTGAATCCGGTCTGGCTATTGTTCTGGTTGCCATCATTCTGGATCGGCTCTGCCGCAAGAAAACGCACTGA